Part of the Mangifera indica cultivar Alphonso chromosome 4, CATAS_Mindica_2.1, whole genome shotgun sequence genome, TGGATAACCTGATCCTTTGAAACAAAACAAACGTGAAGCAATCCATTTGTTATTGTCACGTACATATAATACAATTAGCATCTTATTTTATTCcttaaatgaaaacaaatgatAGTAAAACTACTTGAATTAAACCTTCTCTTCGACATCACAGAAAATTTGACTTTGTATGAACACCTAATTCACGGAGTCCTGAATACAAACCTGCAGCAGCAACGACACTAATTTTACAGCAAAACCCAAGTCGACATGAACGTGTCAGCAAGCACGGGTTTTGGGAAACTACCTGTCTGCTTTTCGCTTCTGATTACATATACAGCGATACTGTATTTCTAGAATCCCTTAACAATATTGACATTCGCTAAACTGCAATAATTTGGTCCCAATTCTTCTTTAGGGAAAACAAATGATACAAAGTCTGTCGGGAAAATTTTCATTCACAGCTACACCTGCAGACCAACAACTGCTTCCCCTACAACAACAAAAGCCAAGTTAATCACATGTTCAAATCCtgatttcctttctttcttgtGTTGAATATCATCACCACTAAGCAAACATTCcttgatcatatttttggtgaTTTGGTTAAAAAACTTGTAGCCAACCGATGAAAttggataaaatattatataacattgcACATTACTCTTCTTTAGAGGTTAACATGCATCCTTTTCACAAAGCGTTCAAATTCCAAGAAGTTTTCTCTCTCCATAAGAGGAGGGCTGAGCCTGAGGTAGATAAACGAAAAGAAGTGTCTTCCATCTGGATCACCGAATGGCTTCGCATTATCCAGAATTCTGTTATAGCTTACTCTATCATGGCAAGGAAGTGGGTTCTCACTGGCAACAGGTATGCAAGCATCCCATGCAGCATTTAGCACCTGAATCAGACAGTTATCATGTTCACACAGACAAGTCAATCTTTCAACATTAATTTGCACTTAGTACTATATGGCCTGCTAATTCACTAACACCCAAAAAAGGGCTCTGTAACAGTGTTTTCATGCTCAAATGAAAAACTTATATAGAGGAAGAATTGTATTTGATAATGTCTGCTGCTTACTTGCCAAGCTAACCCTTCAGAATCCGCAAACGCCTCCAATAAGCCCTCATGCCGGTCTAATATGTGCTGTTCAGCAGAAGTGAAGTTCAGAACAGCTCCATGCTTTTTTAGCATTGCTGCAATTGCAGTATAGCCATCACGATTACATGGATTATAGAATCCAGCAGTTAGCTCAGCAGCATGACTGGCTGTCTTGTACCACCAGTGAATACCTGATAGCTGCTCAGCAATTAAAATATAGCAAACAAACTGGATAGAGTGATAACTACTACAAGAATTTTGTATCTGTTTCCCCAAGGGTTAATACACATTCAGGATCAATATtagttgaataaaattttatataactcACTCAACCCCAGTCAATAGATGACTATACTGCCTAAAAGATCTCTCAAAAGAACAATATCTCCAATCCTATCTTAGTAAGAACCCATTCCAtctaataaaagaatatatcgCAAAGCTAAACTCACCTTTGCTGCAATGCAGGTGCCCTCAAAAGCTAACTTTGCTAGAGAAAGCACCCGATCACCATGATCAACTAAAGCCTGAGAGTACCAATTAAGGAAAAACCTTCCATAGTACCCATTATAGTCACCTCCATCACAGAAGAAGCCTGTCTCATGTGGCTGTGAATTATAAGAACCAGCATTATTAGGTCCCTTGTCCCAGAAGGACTGTCCTCTAGCTTCTGCTGCTTTCCTCAGGCATTTTAGTAAATACTGATCATAacactgaaaaagaaaattctatgTTAATGCACTAACAGataataatatgatacataaaaTGGATGACACAAGACGAAGATCCAAGTgcacaaaccaaaaaaaaacagTGAACCAACTAATCAATGGGAACACCCCATAATTATCATTACCCATGCTAAGAAAGTGGAGAGAAGCTCATTTTCCCAAGAAGATCAAAAACCTCTTGTCATAAATACATGTTATACTTCTGCAATTATAACTCCTTAAATACCATGTTTGATGATAAGCCTGAAAAACTCTTCACATATCATTTCCTATTTACAGGGGTGAGGAATGGGGATGGTAGGAGTTGCAGTGTTCTGGTCACCAGAGCATGTAAAAAGAATGAGCGCAGCCATTAGAATATTTTCAGGGGATCTAAAGTGTTATGACAAGTAAAATAAGTTCATAATGGCAAGTTTGTGTCTACGTGCTTATGCATTTccaatttatatgtattaaataaccACATGGGACAGATTTAAGTCTTCCATTGGCCAGATCAACAAAAGCAAAGTATTAGCCAGGCAATAGGAAAGCATTCCTTGGTTTTGGATAAGCTCTACTCTAACCTCTTTTCTGGCGTCAAATTTTTTTGCTTCCCTAACACTATTGAAAAATGAGCTTTGATTTTTTAGttctgaaaaatgaaaaaataaaagttcaaCTTCAAAGTCAAAATGGCCATAGCAACAAACATATCTAAGCTTTTCTAAAATAGCAACTTCATTTCACTTGCAATCCAAATAGAAAAGTACACAATCAGCAAAGCGCTATTAATTAGATCAGATGGAAGAGAGACTTAGTCAATGTTGAAATTACAAACAAAGTACCTGAAATTCTCCAATGCCAGGATATCTCCAACCATGCTTTACGGGGCAGGAAGGGTACCTCAGTTCGCCACAAGGACCTAGTCCGACTTCAACCAAGGAGATGATACCATCCTGAAAGAATTCATCAAATTCCATACGGAAGCTTCTCATGAAGTCAAAGTACACCTACATAATTCAGAGAATAGATTATCTAAGATTGTACCCAGAAAGGCCATTTATTAGGTGAATAGATTCAAACTATGTTAATGCCCACATAAGAAAAACATCAAACATGCACAAATAAGAGCATTTCATTCAACAAGGGAAAATTTTAGACACACTTATTTATTAGACCCCCGATTGTGGTGACCTATCATTGAAGGAGGCAAAAAACCAAAGAGCTCAAGATTTATAAGTGAAGAAGTAAGTACTTGGCTGCAGAATAGTAAAGTAGTTTGGAAATATTCAATAAGGGAAATACCCATTAAAGTTAGGATTGCTAGGATTAGGAAAGTGGTTATTAAAGTCAATTATTAAGTTGTCTTGATTTCATGTTAGGAAAATAGTTATTAGGTTCAATTATACAGTTCTCTGTTTAGGAATTATGTTGAGATTAGGAAAACTTGTCAACATAAAGATGCTTGCATAGGTGAGCAAAGGCAATTAAGTTCAAGAACATATTCCAGATTTTAAGATAAGGAGCTCTGCCAAGTTTTGTTTGAAGAGATCATTTTTCTAAATTGATGTTATCATTATTTTAGTTCATTTCCTTTTGGCATGGGGTGATTTTAGGTAAATACAGTGTCAACTCAAATGAGTGGAAAAATTTGTGGTTAACAATGAATCTTTTGGAAGCCCATGGAAAGCAATATCTAGAATTTTTCTAGTTAGTCCTAGCTTAATTGGATGTTAGATGACCCCCCCCATTGGTgattttaaaaccttaaaagatGGTTTGGAAGGTTAAAAGTTCTCCCAAAGTCCAACTCTATGCGCAGGCTTTAGCTCAAGGAATAATCAAATGTACAAATGATATTGCAACACTGCTAGTGTGGTCAAATTTTTACTTgcatattttactttttgtcAGTCCAAAGAAACAACCCCCTCTTTCCACATAGACACACACCccagaaagaaaaaagacagagagagggagagagtaAAACCACGATCAGTTTTAGTCTTTATTATGAACTCAAAACCGAGTACCTCCACAGCAGTCCGGCCTCTTAAAACCCGTTCCTTGTCAATCCCCCATGAGAGACACTCAGGGTTTCGTCTTCCCTCTCTATCAGTGAAAAATATGTCGGGATTACTTCGACCAATTTCTGCTACCCAATGTGGTAGAGGAATACAAACATCATCACCAACATTGCCTCCACACTCATGAAATGACATCACAACCTGAGccaatataaaaattcaatcaactATTAGTTCCAAAGtgaattctttgaaaattaaaaagcaaACGCATCCAtggaaataacaaattattaaaatgagaaaagaagataggaaataacatattattatgtcAACTAAGAATATTATGCACCTGCTTAGAGAACTAAATGCTACTAAGAGAATAAACCACATAAAGCAAACCTGTAACTTAAGCTTGAGCTCTGAAACCATTTGAAACAGCTTCTTGTAACCATTCCAGTTATAATCTTGAGGAGCATGAGCCTCAACTATTCCCCACCAGCAATCAACCATGACCCCATCGATACTGATTGATTTCAATACCCTCAGCTGCTTAAGTAGACCATCTGCATCAACCAGTTCGCACTTCATGTTGATAACACCCAACTGCCACCACAAGAGCGACTCGGTGAAACAGAATCTTCAAAAGAACTTAATAAGACATCACACCTTGCATTTGGTTAGCCCTTAAAACAAGCATATACATTAGACAAAACATACCCTTTCTTCATGATGATAAATCACAAAGctcaaaaatatcttaaaaaagtTGCTTGCACAGAATGGAAATAGGCTGACATTGATTAGAATTGCAGGCTGTTAAAACAGcaataaacaaaaaaaggataaaTCATTGAACTATGATTAAAATTAGAAGACTCACAGGTAGCATCACATAAACTGGAACATATGGAGTGCCAGAAAATTCACGCTCTGGTAACTTTGGGGGTAAATCAACAACCTGCAAAAAGCAAGAGAAGTTGGAAACAAATATATAACATGAACCAACAAAGCAAgctttcaatttcaaattgaaaatgtcAACTTTTATACCAGATATAGAACATCACTATTCAAAGTCATAGGAGATACTATTAAGAACACAGTTGTTTAGTTCTAATAAATGATCCTGCCATCAAGAGGTTTGTTTTCTGTTGTATCTAATTGTAAGATCAATTATTTTTGTACTCCAAGTGCACTTAGGAAAATcatgaaaattcaaattctaaaaacaGTACAAGATATCATCATCAAACTACAAAGAGATCAAAATGCAAAGAACCTCTGACCAATTCAGACCTTACCAGCTTGTCATTAACAGTATCCATGGAACCACCAATAAGCGAATGAATCTCAGTTTGTTCTCCTCCACCTCCCACTAGAGCTGAAGTTTGGGACCGAGCACTAGGGGATAAATCATAAGGTGAGGCTGCGGGCATGAATACACCTTTCATGCGACATGTGTTATACTCCACTGAGCTCCTATATCCAGGAGAGATTCCTCTTTGAGAAGTAGTTGGTGTCTGTTGTGACATCACATGAGAAGATGAATTTACCATTGCAGAAGTGCCAGTAGCAGACCTTGACCCCTATTGAAATTTATAGAAAAACGTTCccattttattttctgattttcatTCAACTAAATAACAAAGGGATGACCAAGGGAGAATTATAGTTGAACACATAATATAAGAGAAGCCCCTATTCACTGTTATCCAATACAAGTTATGGCCTAAGATTAgctaattgaaaaatataggaCAAATAATCTATAATTACTCTCAATGTCAAAAGTAAATGATTacatttttaatctttcaacAAACTCATATAAAAAGGCACATGAAAAACACACATGAAGCTACATGAGATCAAATAGTCTTTGCTAagtgaatttgaataaattaacatGATGTAGATGGATTTAtgattagaaaaaaaagaagtcaCCTGTGCACCTCCTATGCATCACCAAGGCCACTCCTTGCCCAAGGATGCCCTAGGAACAACACAGGAAAACCTTCATTGgctcaaaacattttttatatattatcatgataCAAACTTTTGAGACATTAGCTTCAAAGATTTTATACGGcgttattagatatttaatttaattaatgagaAGCTGATAATATGTTGATTGAGTGACAAATGAAAACTCTGTACTTCACAATTAAGTACCTGAGACCTTGAAGGAAAGGTGGTTCCATCAGGAAGAACAACCCAGCCAGCTTCCCTAGCCAAAGCTGCAATCACATCATTAATATCTGCTCTGACCCTAAGGTTATAGTTCCCATGCCTCCTTAGACCAGCCAAGATCCTTGCAGTGATTGCCCTCCGATGCCGCTCCCTCAGCTTTGTCCTCTCCTTCTCTTCCAAAGGTCTACACCTCCGAACTCCACCCTCTACTGGGGTGCCCACTTGCTCCTGAATTTGTTGGTGGTGTGGAAGTTGATTATTATTACTACTACTAGGTGCTAAACCTACATCAACCCCCACCATCACTTGCCTGTGAATGTGCTTCCCTCCATTTTCTTCATCCTCTTCCTTCACATCCATCTCTAAttcttcctcatcatcatcctcacttGTTCCTATTAAATTTTGCATATCTGTTGCCATCGTTCTATCTTTTCTTTACAACTTCTATCCCCAGCTACCCAGC contains:
- the LOC123214760 gene encoding beta-amylase 7-like isoform X3; this encodes MATDMQNLIGTSEDDDEEELEMDVKEEDEENGGKHIHRQVMVGVDVGLAPSSSNNNQLPHHQQIQEQVGTPVEGGVRRCRPLEEKERTKLRERHRRAITARILAGLRRHGNYNLRVRADINDVIAALAREAGWVVLPDGTTFPSRSQGSRSATGTSAMVNSSSHVMSQQTPTTSQRGISPGYRSSVEYNTCRMKGVFMPAASPYDLSPSARSQTSALVGGGGEQTEIHSLIGGSMDTVNDKLVVDLPPKLPEREFSGTPYVPVYVMLPLGVINMKCELVDADGLLKQLRVLKSISIDGVMVDCWWGIVEAHAPQDYNWNGYKKLFQMVSELKLKLQVVMSFHECGGNVGDDVCIPLPHWVAEIGRSNPDIFFTDREGRRNPECLSWGIDKERVLRGRTAVEVYFDFMRSFRMEFDEFFQDGIISLVEVGLGPCGELRYPSCPVKHGWRYPGIGEFQCYDQYLLKCLRKAAEARGQSFWDKGPNNAGSYNSQPHETGFFCDGGDYNGYYGRFFLNWYSQALVDHGDRVLSLAKLAFEGTCIAAKVFTGGTRQPVMLLS
- the LOC123214760 gene encoding beta-amylase 7-like isoform X2, whose product is MATDMQNLIGTSEDDDEEELEMDVKEEDEENGGKHIHRQVMVGVDVGLAPSSSNNNQLPHHQQIQEQVGTPVEGGVRRCRPLEEKERTKLRERHRRAITARILAGLRRHGNYNLRVRADINDVIAALAREAGWVVLPDGTTFPSRSQTPTTSQRGISPGYRSSVEYNTCRMKGVFMPAASPYDLSPSARSQTSALVGGGGEQTEIHSLIGGSMDTVNDKLVVDLPPKLPEREFSGTPYVPVYVMLPLGVINMKCELVDADGLLKQLRVLKSISIDGVMVDCWWGIVEAHAPQDYNWNGYKKLFQMVSELKLKLQVVMSFHECGGNVGDDVCIPLPHWVAEIGRSNPDIFFTDREGRRNPECLSWGIDKERVLRGRTAVEVYFDFMRSFRMEFDEFFQDGIISLVEVGLGPCGELRYPSCPVKHGWRYPGIGEFQCYDQYLLKCLRKAAEARGQSFWDKGPNNAGSYNSQPHETGFFCDGGDYNGYYGRFFLNWYSQALVDHGDRVLSLAKLAFEGTCIAAKLSGIHWWYKTASHAAELTAGFYNPCNRDGYTAIAAMLKKHGAVLNFTSAEQHILDRHEGLLEAFADSEGLAWQVLNAAWDACIPVASENPLPCHDRVSYNRILDNAKPFGDPDGRHFFSFIYLRLSPPLMERENFLEFERFVKRMHVNL
- the LOC123214760 gene encoding beta-amylase 7-like isoform X1, whose protein sequence is MATDMQNLIGTSEDDDEEELEMDVKEEDEENGGKHIHRQVMVGVDVGLAPSSSNNNQLPHHQQIQEQVGTPVEGGVRRCRPLEEKERTKLRERHRRAITARILAGLRRHGNYNLRVRADINDVIAALAREAGWVVLPDGTTFPSRSQGSRSATGTSAMVNSSSHVMSQQTPTTSQRGISPGYRSSVEYNTCRMKGVFMPAASPYDLSPSARSQTSALVGGGGEQTEIHSLIGGSMDTVNDKLVVDLPPKLPEREFSGTPYVPVYVMLPLGVINMKCELVDADGLLKQLRVLKSISIDGVMVDCWWGIVEAHAPQDYNWNGYKKLFQMVSELKLKLQVVMSFHECGGNVGDDVCIPLPHWVAEIGRSNPDIFFTDREGRRNPECLSWGIDKERVLRGRTAVEVYFDFMRSFRMEFDEFFQDGIISLVEVGLGPCGELRYPSCPVKHGWRYPGIGEFQCYDQYLLKCLRKAAEARGQSFWDKGPNNAGSYNSQPHETGFFCDGGDYNGYYGRFFLNWYSQALVDHGDRVLSLAKLAFEGTCIAAKLSGIHWWYKTASHAAELTAGFYNPCNRDGYTAIAAMLKKHGAVLNFTSAEQHILDRHEGLLEAFADSEGLAWQVLNAAWDACIPVASENPLPCHDRVSYNRILDNAKPFGDPDGRHFFSFIYLRLSPPLMERENFLEFERFVKRMHVNL